A genomic region of Ferroacidibacillus organovorans contains the following coding sequences:
- the cas5 gene encoding CRISPR-associated protein Cas5 gives MSTVGTLFVKPEDLGWIRVSAPISSFTVPFAREFAESYPFPPPATVYGILLSYIGEVNRRRFMGAEIAIALIGQTLPSVVIRKMRRVKKPDLNDPSNSKPDFQTLLTGLKFLVGVRRRTSGQTGLWEKVNDAYLHPDTVYRFGGLSCGESHNLIDEFSVLDWDDARKLMARDEVMLLSPSERGEWSVPVWVDHVGSEGTVWARASLMPARSIAEHVGVFAINDRH, from the coding sequence ATGAGTACAGTAGGTACCCTCTTTGTAAAACCGGAAGACTTGGGTTGGATCCGTGTTTCCGCGCCTATCTCGTCCTTCACGGTGCCCTTTGCACGTGAATTTGCAGAGTCATACCCCTTTCCACCTCCGGCGACGGTATACGGCATTCTTTTGTCTTACATCGGAGAAGTCAACCGAAGACGGTTTATGGGAGCCGAAATTGCGATTGCTCTCATTGGACAAACACTACCGAGTGTAGTGATTCGGAAGATGCGGCGGGTCAAGAAACCGGATCTAAATGACCCGTCGAATTCGAAGCCGGATTTTCAAACCTTGCTTACTGGTTTGAAGTTTTTGGTGGGCGTGAGGAGAAGGACGAGCGGCCAAACCGGACTGTGGGAGAAAGTAAACGATGCTTACCTCCATCCGGACACTGTCTATCGTTTCGGCGGACTTTCGTGTGGCGAAAGTCACAATTTGATTGACGAATTCTCGGTCTTAGACTGGGATGACGCACGCAAATTGATGGCCCGTGACGAAGTGATGTTGCTCAGCCCCTCGGAGAGAGGGGAGTGGTCAGTTCCAGTATGGGTGGATCACGTGGGCTCCGAAGGTACAGTATGGGCCCGCGCGTCCCTTATGCCCGCACGTTCGATTGCTGAGCATGTCGGAGTATTTGCGATCAATGATCGCCACTAA
- the cas8a1 gene encoding type I-MYXAN CRISPR-associated Cas8a1/Cmx1: MDDCEWSFDLNAPGMTPLHRAGLIGLSASCRTSRMKDWMERNGLSSTTDGDTLLLSGLPNEAEFVHRFLSELYDVDDAGLIHFPLHEKLREVDRAEIQNVMMASFLQHPKSRNAASAWTIRPKSEDNDREYRFKSLYDFNHRSLKTAEEVVSARKERRAIELAGWAMPGAIVKHVAHSSATALTDTPERYLLLMLSMLGCLWYRAQAYMASGEWDPRAEVVLVLPYATRLESESRKLHRYYTGGSMVVSRIDLVCGIADAALSSAVALEADEDAFTITPRLHTLCFGKVPWSSQQKTRTRVLTAAEPSEQATRRYRCVIGELANRPASRRDGSSFTWVMPMRETIAENVLRERPWYIGFSLYARGRNAVLISRWREGLRNLVNDDELWDDQDKRKFVELMHVAMFKRYGQVAGRALDANADLRRSFQRERERLVLDFVNCRTQDMLRQNLMRLMAQTAPRFSGGTDHAERDVLMKFAFNWSDWREVRDLCLLAVATYRGKGDEDVSEALDPSPEIESLTGAPK, encoded by the coding sequence ATGGATGATTGTGAGTGGAGTTTTGATCTTAATGCTCCAGGGATGACGCCCCTACATCGCGCGGGGTTGATTGGTCTCTCTGCGAGTTGTCGCACAAGTCGGATGAAAGATTGGATGGAACGAAATGGTCTGTCCTCAACTACGGATGGTGACACCTTGCTGCTCTCCGGTTTACCCAATGAGGCAGAATTTGTTCACAGATTCTTGTCAGAGCTATACGATGTCGACGATGCGGGACTCATTCATTTCCCGTTACACGAGAAGCTTCGGGAGGTCGACAGGGCGGAAATTCAGAATGTGATGATGGCATCCTTTCTTCAGCATCCTAAGTCGCGTAACGCGGCTTCTGCTTGGACGATACGCCCGAAGAGTGAAGACAACGATCGGGAGTATCGCTTCAAGTCTCTGTATGATTTCAATCACCGGAGTTTGAAAACGGCGGAGGAGGTGGTTTCGGCCCGAAAGGAAAGGCGGGCGATAGAGTTAGCTGGATGGGCCATGCCTGGCGCCATCGTGAAACATGTTGCGCATTCTTCAGCCACGGCATTGACAGACACGCCAGAACGGTATCTTTTGCTTATGTTGTCCATGTTGGGCTGTTTGTGGTATAGGGCGCAGGCCTATATGGCATCGGGTGAATGGGATCCTCGGGCTGAGGTTGTTTTGGTGCTACCTTATGCAACGCGATTAGAGTCCGAGTCGCGAAAACTACACCGGTACTATACCGGGGGTTCCATGGTTGTTTCCAGGATAGATCTGGTATGTGGAATAGCGGATGCTGCTCTCAGTTCGGCCGTGGCACTCGAGGCAGATGAGGACGCTTTTACTATCACCCCTCGTTTGCACACTCTGTGTTTTGGCAAGGTTCCGTGGAGCAGTCAGCAAAAGACACGCACGCGGGTGTTGACCGCGGCGGAGCCGTCTGAACAAGCGACTCGGAGATATCGATGCGTGATCGGTGAATTGGCCAATCGTCCTGCATCCCGCCGTGATGGTTCCAGTTTTACATGGGTCATGCCGATGCGCGAGACTATCGCGGAAAACGTGTTGAGGGAACGGCCGTGGTACATTGGCTTTTCTCTTTATGCGAGGGGCCGCAATGCAGTTTTGATTTCACGATGGCGAGAGGGGCTGAGGAACTTGGTAAACGATGATGAACTTTGGGACGACCAAGATAAGCGTAAGTTTGTAGAACTGATGCACGTCGCGATGTTTAAGAGGTACGGCCAGGTAGCGGGTCGTGCTTTGGACGCGAACGCTGACTTAAGGCGCTCATTCCAGCGTGAGCGTGAACGACTTGTGTTGGACTTTGTCAATTGCCGAACACAAGATATGTTACGGCAGAATCTTATGCGTCTTATGGCCCAGACGGCGCCTAGGTTTTCAGGCGGCACTGATCATGCTGAGCGGGATGTGCTCATGAAATTTGCATTCAACTGGTCTGATTGGCGGGAAGTTAGGGACCTTTGCCTTCTTGCCGTTGCCACCTACCGTGGCAAAGGTGATGAAGATGTCTCCGAAGCGCTTGATCCGAGTCCCGAGATTGAAAGTTTAACGGGAGCACCGAAGTAG
- a CDS encoding DevR family CRISPR-associated autoregulator, giving the protein MSLHIHGTVVTQYGVAANNRGETEGNTTTLQKILWHGLNHTTVSAEAIRYAIRLNWQRRFEDGDASCETNRVWLADKGAAGDFEIKDQAFSADRYIDDDVLGYMDAKAAKTDNSDQDGEIATPKRGKAGKAPKGTTTARRGPLEVSRAVSLDPYNGEVTFNAKGGDKGRTSLYATEIHATRYQYSFTLTPAELKVQERAIKVVDAVATLHDVGGNHGRFLYDFSPSLVIFRITQDPAPRILYVAEPDLQGEVSIDTLLQRVKSGDLSQQELIVGGEAVKSDEAVALRELGVNVYPGVRKVFEHVIQQLQG; this is encoded by the coding sequence ATGAGTTTGCATATTCATGGCACCGTGGTGACGCAGTATGGGGTGGCCGCGAACAATCGCGGTGAAACTGAGGGAAATACCACCACTTTGCAGAAGATACTGTGGCATGGGCTGAACCACACCACAGTGTCAGCAGAGGCAATTCGGTACGCGATCCGGCTCAATTGGCAGAGACGGTTTGAGGACGGAGACGCAAGCTGCGAAACAAATCGTGTGTGGTTGGCTGACAAGGGGGCGGCTGGAGATTTCGAGATCAAAGACCAGGCATTTTCCGCAGACCGATACATTGATGACGATGTGCTGGGCTACATGGACGCGAAGGCAGCGAAGACGGACAACTCGGATCAGGATGGGGAAATCGCTACGCCGAAGCGCGGGAAGGCGGGTAAGGCGCCAAAAGGTACGACCACAGCGCGCCGCGGACCATTGGAGGTATCTCGAGCTGTTTCGCTTGACCCCTATAATGGGGAGGTCACATTCAATGCAAAAGGGGGGGACAAGGGGCGGACCTCGCTCTATGCTACGGAGATTCACGCGACACGTTATCAATACAGCTTCACGCTGACACCAGCAGAGTTGAAAGTACAAGAGCGCGCTATAAAGGTCGTCGATGCAGTTGCAACGCTCCACGATGTTGGTGGCAATCATGGACGCTTTTTGTATGATTTTTCCCCTTCGCTTGTGATCTTTCGCATCACTCAGGATCCCGCGCCTCGCATTCTCTACGTAGCGGAACCAGATTTGCAGGGTGAAGTTTCCATAGATACGCTGCTTCAGCGTGTGAAGTCTGGAGACTTATCGCAGCAAGAATTGATCGTTGGTGGCGAGGCCGTCAAGTCTGACGAAGCGGTGGCGCTTCGTGAATTGGGTGTAAACGTCTACCCTGGCGTGCGCAAGGTGTTTGAGCACGTTATCCAACAGTTACAGGGGTGA